From the Musa acuminata AAA Group cultivar baxijiao chromosome BXJ1-2, Cavendish_Baxijiao_AAA, whole genome shotgun sequence genome, one window contains:
- the LOC135595471 gene encoding protein indeterminate-domain 5, chloroplastic-like isoform X3, protein MASASSSSPFLGVRGEELHSEMKQQQKQPSSAPPPPATKKRRNQPGNPNPDAEVIALSPKTLLATNRFICEVCNKGFQREQNLQLHRRGHNLPWKLRLKSSKEVRRRVYLCPEPTCVHHDPSRALGDLTGIKKHFCRKHGEKKWKCDKCSKRYAVQSDLKAHSKTCGTREYRCDCGTLFSRRDSFITHRAFCNALAQERSRLPTAGLNNLGSHLYGNNTMALSLSQVSAQLSSLPDHRGSGSQFEHLVSAGNPSPFPPPQLPPQAAFYPGNNGSNQDFSEEHQPHHSLLHSKAFHGLMQLPDLQGNTEASSSTAAANLFNLSFFSNNSSARSIGDGNNDGNQNNQILIANDFNGANGSSEPTTLFNGDLMSDHVGGEMNSLYNTSMQNESILPRMSATALLHKAAQMGLTTYGGSSLSRGFGSSTSGSLKPPSLGGGMGGGGGDGEDGLQAQMENEAHLQNLMNSLANGSSSLFVCTGGVAALGGSCTTGGLGSFAAGLRDADETKFSLSSSGSLGVSDRLTRDFLGVGGMVRSISGGISRREQNHGIGMNALDPK, encoded by the exons ATGGCATCAGCTTCGTCGTCGTCACCCTTCCTTGGAGTCAGAGGTGAGGAGCTCCACAGTGAGATGAAACAACAGCAGAAGCAGCCCTCTTCGGCGCCACCGCCCCCTGCCACGAAGAAGAGAAGGAACCAACCAGGAAATCCAA ATCCGGACGCCGAGGTGATTGCGCTGTCACCGAAGACGCTGCTGGCGACGAACCGCTTCATCTGCGAGGTCTGCAACAAGGGGTTCCAGCGGGAGCAAAACCTGCAGCTCCACCGCCGCGGCCACAACCTGCCGTGGAAGCTCCGGCTGAAGAGCAGCAAGGAGGTGCGCCGCCGGGTATACCTCTGCCCCGAGCCGACGTGCGTCCACCACGACCCCTCCCGCGCCCTCGGCGACCTCACCGGCATCAAGAAGCACTTCTGCCGCAAACACggcgagaagaagtggaagtgcgACAAGTGCTCCAAGCGCTACGCCGTGCAGTCGGACCTCAAGGCTCATTCCAAGACCTGCGGCACCCGCGAGTACCGCTGCGACTGCGGCACGCTCTTCTCCAG GCGTGACAGCTTCATCACCCATCGGGCCTTCTGTAATGCCTTGGCGCAAGAGAGGTCGAGACTTCCGACCGCTGGCCTGAACAATCTTGGCAGCCACCTGTACGGGAACAACACCATGGCTCTCAGCCTGTCTCAAGTGAGCGCTCAACTCAGCTCTTTGCCGGACCACAGAGGCAGTGGATCCCAGTTCGAACACCTCGTCAGCGCTGGGAACCCTTCGCCATTCCCACCACCGCAGCTCCCTCCACAGGCCGCTTTCTACCCCGGCAACAATGGCTCCAACCAAGACTTCAGTGAGGAACACCAGCCTCACCACTCTTTGCTTCACAGCAAAGCATTCCATGGTCTGATGCAACTCCCTGATCTCCAAGGCAACACCGAAGCTTCTTCCAGTACCGCGGCCGCCAATTTGTTCAATCTCAGCTTCTTCTCCAACAACAGTAGCGCGAGAAGCATCGGCGATGGCAACAACGACGGCAATCAGAACAATCAGATACTGATAGCCAACGATTTCAATGGTGCCAATGGAAGCAGTGAACCCACCACGCTCTTCAACGGGGACCTTATGAGCGATCACGTCGGGGGAGAAATGAACTCTCTATACAACACCTCGATGCAAAACGAATCTATCCTCCCACGGATGTCCGCTACTGCATTGCTTCACAAGGCAGCTCAGATGGGCTTGACGACCTACGGCGGATCCTCGTTATCTAGAGGGTTTGGCAGCTCCACTTCAGGCAGCCTGAAGCCTCCTAGCCTTGGCGGTGGGATGGGTGGGGGTGGCGGCGATGGCGAAGATGGCCTGCAGGCTCAAATGGAGAACGAAGCTCACCTCCAGAACCTGATGAACTCGCTCGCGAACGGAAGTAGCAGCCTATTTGTCTGCACCGGAGGGGTGGCGGCTCTTGGTGGCAGCTGCACGACCGGGGGCTTGGGTTCCTTCGCTGCTGGATTGCGCGATGCGGACGAGACCAAGTTTAGTTTATCGAGCTCCGGAAGCCTAGGGGTTTCCGACCGCCTGACGAGGGACTTTCTCGGTGTAGGCGGCATGGTGAGGAGCATCAGCGGCGGCATCTCTAGGCGAGAACAGAATCACGGCATCGGCATGAACGCCTTGGATCCCAAGTGA
- the LOC135595471 gene encoding protein indeterminate-domain 5, chloroplastic-like isoform X2: MASASSSSPFLGVRGEELHSEMKQQQKQPSSAPPPPATKKRRNQPGNPTDPDAEVIALSPKTLLATNRFICEVCNKGFQREQNLQLHRRGHNLPWKLRLKSSKEVRRRVYLCPEPTCVHHDPSRALGDLTGIKKHFCRKHGEKKWKCDKCSKRYAVQSDLKAHSKTCGTREYRCDCGTLFSRRDSFITHRAFCNALAQERSRLPTAGLNNLGSHLYGNNTMALSLSQVSAQLSSLPDHRGSGSQFEHLVSAGNPSPFPPPQLPPQAAFYPGNNGSNQDFSEEHQPHHSLLHSKAFHGLMQLPDLQGNTEASSSTAAANLFNLSFFSNNSSARSIGDGNNDGNQNNQILIANDFNGANGSSEPTTLFNGDLMSDHVGGEMNSLYNTSMQNESILPRMSATALLHKAAQMGLTTYGGSSLSRGFGSSTSGSLKPPSLGGGMGGGGGDGEDGLQAQMENEAHLQNLMNSLANGSSSLFVCTGGVAALGGSCTTGGLGSFAAGLRDADETKFSLSSSGSLGVSDRLTRDFLGVGGMVRSISGGISRREQNHGIGMNALDPK; encoded by the exons ATGGCATCAGCTTCGTCGTCGTCACCCTTCCTTGGAGTCAGAGGTGAGGAGCTCCACAGTGAGATGAAACAACAGCAGAAGCAGCCCTCTTCGGCGCCACCGCCCCCTGCCACGAAGAAGAGAAGGAACCAACCAGGAAATCCAA CAGATCCGGACGCCGAGGTGATTGCGCTGTCACCGAAGACGCTGCTGGCGACGAACCGCTTCATCTGCGAGGTCTGCAACAAGGGGTTCCAGCGGGAGCAAAACCTGCAGCTCCACCGCCGCGGCCACAACCTGCCGTGGAAGCTCCGGCTGAAGAGCAGCAAGGAGGTGCGCCGCCGGGTATACCTCTGCCCCGAGCCGACGTGCGTCCACCACGACCCCTCCCGCGCCCTCGGCGACCTCACCGGCATCAAGAAGCACTTCTGCCGCAAACACggcgagaagaagtggaagtgcgACAAGTGCTCCAAGCGCTACGCCGTGCAGTCGGACCTCAAGGCTCATTCCAAGACCTGCGGCACCCGCGAGTACCGCTGCGACTGCGGCACGCTCTTCTCCAG GCGTGACAGCTTCATCACCCATCGGGCCTTCTGTAATGCCTTGGCGCAAGAGAGGTCGAGACTTCCGACCGCTGGCCTGAACAATCTTGGCAGCCACCTGTACGGGAACAACACCATGGCTCTCAGCCTGTCTCAAGTGAGCGCTCAACTCAGCTCTTTGCCGGACCACAGAGGCAGTGGATCCCAGTTCGAACACCTCGTCAGCGCTGGGAACCCTTCGCCATTCCCACCACCGCAGCTCCCTCCACAGGCCGCTTTCTACCCCGGCAACAATGGCTCCAACCAAGACTTCAGTGAGGAACACCAGCCTCACCACTCTTTGCTTCACAGCAAAGCATTCCATGGTCTGATGCAACTCCCTGATCTCCAAGGCAACACCGAAGCTTCTTCCAGTACCGCGGCCGCCAATTTGTTCAATCTCAGCTTCTTCTCCAACAACAGTAGCGCGAGAAGCATCGGCGATGGCAACAACGACGGCAATCAGAACAATCAGATACTGATAGCCAACGATTTCAATGGTGCCAATGGAAGCAGTGAACCCACCACGCTCTTCAACGGGGACCTTATGAGCGATCACGTCGGGGGAGAAATGAACTCTCTATACAACACCTCGATGCAAAACGAATCTATCCTCCCACGGATGTCCGCTACTGCATTGCTTCACAAGGCAGCTCAGATGGGCTTGACGACCTACGGCGGATCCTCGTTATCTAGAGGGTTTGGCAGCTCCACTTCAGGCAGCCTGAAGCCTCCTAGCCTTGGCGGTGGGATGGGTGGGGGTGGCGGCGATGGCGAAGATGGCCTGCAGGCTCAAATGGAGAACGAAGCTCACCTCCAGAACCTGATGAACTCGCTCGCGAACGGAAGTAGCAGCCTATTTGTCTGCACCGGAGGGGTGGCGGCTCTTGGTGGCAGCTGCACGACCGGGGGCTTGGGTTCCTTCGCTGCTGGATTGCGCGATGCGGACGAGACCAAGTTTAGTTTATCGAGCTCCGGAAGCCTAGGGGTTTCCGACCGCCTGACGAGGGACTTTCTCGGTGTAGGCGGCATGGTGAGGAGCATCAGCGGCGGCATCTCTAGGCGAGAACAGAATCACGGCATCGGCATGAACGCCTTGGATCCCAAGTGA
- the LOC135595471 gene encoding protein indeterminate-domain 4, chloroplastic-like isoform X1 has protein sequence MASASSSSPFLGVRGEELHSEMKQQQKQPSSAPPPPATKKRRNQPGNPRLNNGNDNHIHMCVADPDAEVIALSPKTLLATNRFICEVCNKGFQREQNLQLHRRGHNLPWKLRLKSSKEVRRRVYLCPEPTCVHHDPSRALGDLTGIKKHFCRKHGEKKWKCDKCSKRYAVQSDLKAHSKTCGTREYRCDCGTLFSRRDSFITHRAFCNALAQERSRLPTAGLNNLGSHLYGNNTMALSLSQVSAQLSSLPDHRGSGSQFEHLVSAGNPSPFPPPQLPPQAAFYPGNNGSNQDFSEEHQPHHSLLHSKAFHGLMQLPDLQGNTEASSSTAAANLFNLSFFSNNSSARSIGDGNNDGNQNNQILIANDFNGANGSSEPTTLFNGDLMSDHVGGEMNSLYNTSMQNESILPRMSATALLHKAAQMGLTTYGGSSLSRGFGSSTSGSLKPPSLGGGMGGGGGDGEDGLQAQMENEAHLQNLMNSLANGSSSLFVCTGGVAALGGSCTTGGLGSFAAGLRDADETKFSLSSSGSLGVSDRLTRDFLGVGGMVRSISGGISRREQNHGIGMNALDPK, from the exons ATGGCATCAGCTTCGTCGTCGTCACCCTTCCTTGGAGTCAGAGGTGAGGAGCTCCACAGTGAGATGAAACAACAGCAGAAGCAGCCCTCTTCGGCGCCACCGCCCCCTGCCACGAAGAAGAGAAGGAACCAACCAGGAAATCCAA GATTAAATAATGGCAACGACAACCATATCCACATGTGTGTAGCAGATCCGGACGCCGAGGTGATTGCGCTGTCACCGAAGACGCTGCTGGCGACGAACCGCTTCATCTGCGAGGTCTGCAACAAGGGGTTCCAGCGGGAGCAAAACCTGCAGCTCCACCGCCGCGGCCACAACCTGCCGTGGAAGCTCCGGCTGAAGAGCAGCAAGGAGGTGCGCCGCCGGGTATACCTCTGCCCCGAGCCGACGTGCGTCCACCACGACCCCTCCCGCGCCCTCGGCGACCTCACCGGCATCAAGAAGCACTTCTGCCGCAAACACggcgagaagaagtggaagtgcgACAAGTGCTCCAAGCGCTACGCCGTGCAGTCGGACCTCAAGGCTCATTCCAAGACCTGCGGCACCCGCGAGTACCGCTGCGACTGCGGCACGCTCTTCTCCAG GCGTGACAGCTTCATCACCCATCGGGCCTTCTGTAATGCCTTGGCGCAAGAGAGGTCGAGACTTCCGACCGCTGGCCTGAACAATCTTGGCAGCCACCTGTACGGGAACAACACCATGGCTCTCAGCCTGTCTCAAGTGAGCGCTCAACTCAGCTCTTTGCCGGACCACAGAGGCAGTGGATCCCAGTTCGAACACCTCGTCAGCGCTGGGAACCCTTCGCCATTCCCACCACCGCAGCTCCCTCCACAGGCCGCTTTCTACCCCGGCAACAATGGCTCCAACCAAGACTTCAGTGAGGAACACCAGCCTCACCACTCTTTGCTTCACAGCAAAGCATTCCATGGTCTGATGCAACTCCCTGATCTCCAAGGCAACACCGAAGCTTCTTCCAGTACCGCGGCCGCCAATTTGTTCAATCTCAGCTTCTTCTCCAACAACAGTAGCGCGAGAAGCATCGGCGATGGCAACAACGACGGCAATCAGAACAATCAGATACTGATAGCCAACGATTTCAATGGTGCCAATGGAAGCAGTGAACCCACCACGCTCTTCAACGGGGACCTTATGAGCGATCACGTCGGGGGAGAAATGAACTCTCTATACAACACCTCGATGCAAAACGAATCTATCCTCCCACGGATGTCCGCTACTGCATTGCTTCACAAGGCAGCTCAGATGGGCTTGACGACCTACGGCGGATCCTCGTTATCTAGAGGGTTTGGCAGCTCCACTTCAGGCAGCCTGAAGCCTCCTAGCCTTGGCGGTGGGATGGGTGGGGGTGGCGGCGATGGCGAAGATGGCCTGCAGGCTCAAATGGAGAACGAAGCTCACCTCCAGAACCTGATGAACTCGCTCGCGAACGGAAGTAGCAGCCTATTTGTCTGCACCGGAGGGGTGGCGGCTCTTGGTGGCAGCTGCACGACCGGGGGCTTGGGTTCCTTCGCTGCTGGATTGCGCGATGCGGACGAGACCAAGTTTAGTTTATCGAGCTCCGGAAGCCTAGGGGTTTCCGACCGCCTGACGAGGGACTTTCTCGGTGTAGGCGGCATGGTGAGGAGCATCAGCGGCGGCATCTCTAGGCGAGAACAGAATCACGGCATCGGCATGAACGCCTTGGATCCCAAGTGA